The Gymnogyps californianus isolate 813 unplaced genomic scaffold, ASM1813914v2 HiC_scaffold_40, whole genome shotgun sequence genome has a window encoding:
- the LOC127028702 gene encoding adhesion G protein-coupled receptor E3-like: MLTQLQTEARKDLRSNSTTATELLLQSTEALVLRAALKGPGSGPQNFNTSTMEATVEVVRDNCPRTTLVLAVGKENLTISCREVVSNAQAGKNAVAFIVYKEIEELLNGITELHQERLNSHVVGSTVGTTDDTFKVTFNISLRHRTTAGTKGRWTSSGCTRVGGDALHSICTCTHFSTFAILVATHPIVDSFALTVVTYVGMSVSLVCLFLAIVTFLLCRSLWSVSVALHLQLSICLFAADLLFLVAVPHTANKLACAITAGFLHYLFLACFAWMFLEGLHLFLTVRNLRVLNYTSTARFRRRYIYPVGYGTPAVVVAISAAIHPGGYGTEHYCWLSMESGFIWSFLGPICVIILVNLLFFLTTLWTLRDKLSSLNADVTALKNTRLMTFKALAHICILGCTWGLGLLQAQGNNIVVAFIFTIVNSLQGAFIFLVHCVLNRQVTEQYRRWFRALGRQAHPPEMPSTEIQVTYVTEGEKQHSHSTEGCMWEK, translated from the exons ATGCTGACGCAGCTGCAGACGGAGGCACGCAAGGATCTCCGCTCCAACTCCACCACAGCCAccgagctgctgctgcagagcaccgAAGCCCTCGTGCTACGGGCAGCCCTCAAAGGCCCTGGCTCCGGCCCCCAAAACTTCAACACCTCCACCATGG AGGCCACGGTAGAGGTGGTGCGTGACAACTGCCCCCGGACCACGCTGGTGCTGGCGGTGGGCAAGGAGAACCTCACCATCAGCTGCCGTGAGGTGGTGAGCAACGCCCAGGCAG GCAAGAACGCGGTGGCCTTCATCGTCTACAAGGAGATAGAGGAGTTGCTGAACGGCATCACGGAGCTGCACCAGGAAAGGCTCAACTCCCACGTGGTCGGCAGCACCGTGGGGACGACCGACGACACCTTCAAAGTCACCTTCAACATCAGCCTGCGGCACCGCacg ACGGCGGGTACCAAAGGCCGCTGGACGTCCTCGGGCTGCACCCGCGTGGGGGGTGACGCCCTCCACTCCATCTGCACCTGCACCCACTTCTCCACCTTCGCCATCCTCGTGGCCACCCACCCCATCGTG GACAGCTTCGCGCTGACGGTGGTCACCTACGTGGGGATGTCGGTATCGCTGGTCTGCCTCTTCCTCGCCATCGTCACCTTCCTCCTGTGCCGCTCGCTCTGGAGCGTCAGCGTCGCCCTCCACCTGCAGCTCAGCATCTGCCTCTTTGCTGCCGACCTCCTCTTCCTCGTGGCCGTGCCCCACACGGCCAACAAG CTGGCGTGCGCCATCACGGCGGGCTTCCTCCACTACCTCTTCCTTGCCTGCTTCGCCTGGATGTTCCTGGAGGGTTTGCATCTCTTCCTCACCGTCAGGAACCTGCGCGTCCTCAACTACACCAGCACCGCTCGCTTCAGGAGAAGATACATCTACCCCGTGGGCTACGGCACGCCGGCCGTCGTGGTGGCCATCTCCGCCGCCATCCATCCTGGCGGCTACGGCACTGAGCACTA CTGCTGGCTGAGCATGGAGAGCGGCTTCATCTGGAGTTTCCTCGGCCCCATCTGCGTCATCATCCTG GttaatttgctgttttttctcacCACCCTCTGGACGCTGCGGGACAAACTCTCCTCCCTCAACGCTGATGTCACGGCCCTAAAAAACACCCG GCTGATGACATTCAAGGCACTGGCGCACAtctgtatcctgggctgcacgTGGGGTCTGGGCTTGCTGCAGGCGCAGGGGAACAATATAGTGGTGGCCTTCATCTTCACCATCGTCAACAGCCTGCAAGGAGCCTTCATCTTCCTTGTGCACTGCGTCCTCAACCGGCAG GTGACGGAGCAGTACCGGCGCTGGTTTAGGGCGCTGGGGCGACAAGCGCACCCCCCCGAGATGCCCAGCACCGAGATACAAGTCACCTATGTCACG gaaggggagaagcagcacagccacagcaccGAGGGCTGCATGTGGGAGAAGTGA